The Anolis carolinensis isolate JA03-04 chromosome 1, rAnoCar3.1.pri, whole genome shotgun sequence genome window below encodes:
- the LOC100555045 gene encoding kelch domain-containing protein 2 isoform X2 — MSLLVNSVGDWNHFSQKTSITVDVLVNPDIKPQRIGKLRPDARCLVWEGDWRADVLLASLKQADSGSPINLLLTVNEQLLNSTPSRPFQAPEPSQSPVLPEDTIPGLDEPSEAKSHISEKPLKDIVVERKLSSLGENPEVLPVPEMPSVQLECETSNKTCLPNPVLLNKTRRALFEHCASERHQESEDLEIKELQVCPSPRWCHAMCLSDPETAVLIGGEGTNQQFCKDALWKLEIDNDFWFPMNLQQQNSLPRCSRGHSATYDPDTKRIYIFGGMREGKRYSSIYILDTTSWKWLHVSAKGKVPTLVYHSATIYRKELFVFGGALPRMSSLETGACSNALFIFNPEYEIWYQPIVEGEKPLPRFGHSATLLRSKLVIFGGQRTSTYLNDTHILDLGFMEYSSVPFLSGLPCARSFHAAIPVSDQKVLISGGCNAKGAFQDAFTFNLGTSTWNTIKHGDLCSIPRAGHTLLNLTYAHLTDVDKESQGKRNLCTVLVFGGSDCTGKFYNSTSKIQLDLEEVKGVP; from the exons ATGAGCCTCCTCGTCAACTCAGTAG GTGACTGGAACCATTTCTCTCAGAAGACAAGCATCACTGTGGACGTATTAGTGAATCCAGACATCAAACCACAAAGGATTGGCAAACTAAGACCTGATGCAAG ATGTTTGGTGTGGGAAGGTGACTGGAGAGCAGATGTTCTCCTGGCTTCACTTAAACAGGCAGACAGTGGCAGTCCCATTAACCTTCTCTTGACTGTCAATGAACAG CTGCTCAACAGCACTCCCAGTCGCCCATTTCAGGCACCAGAACCCAGTCAGTCACCTGTTCTTCCAGAAGATACTATTCCTGGGTTGGATGAACCTTCTGAG GCTAAAAGTCATATTTCTGAAAAGCCTCTTAAAGACATTGTGGTTGAAAGGAAGTTATCTTCACTGGGAGAAAACCCAGAGGTTCTCCCTGTTCCAGAAATGCCTAGTGTTCAACTGGAATGTGAGACCAGTAATAAAACTTGTCTACCTAACCCAGTTCTGCTAAATAAGACTAGAAGGGCTCTCTTTGAACACTGTGCATCTGAAAGACATCAGGAATCTGAAG ACTTGGAGATTAAAGAATTACAAG TGTGTCCAAGCCCTCGGTGGTGTCATGCCATGTGCCTGAGTGATCCTGAAACTGCAGTTCTGATTGGTGGAGAAGGGACCAATCAACAGTTTTGTAAAGATGCTCTCTGGAAACTGGAAATTG ACAATGACTTCTGGTTCCCCATGAATTTGCAGCAACAGAACTCCCTGCCGCGGTGTTCCCGTGGCCACAGTGCAACCTATGACCCAGACACAAAACGAATCTACATCTTTGGGGGGATGAGGGAAGGGAAGCGCTATAGCAGCATCTATATCCTGGACACAACCTCTTGGAAGTGGCTTCATGTGTCT GCTAAAGGGAAAGTGCCGACGTTGGTCTACCACAGTGCAACTATCTATCGCAAAGAGTTGTTTGTCTTTGGAGGAGCCTTACCTAGAATGTCATCCTTGGAGACTGGAGCCTGCAGTAATGCACTCTTCATTTTCAACCCAGAATATGAGATCTGGTATCAGCCCATTGTTGAGGGGGAGAAGCCTCTGCCTAGGTTTGG CCATTCAGCTACTCTACTCAGGAGTAAGCTGGTCATATTTGGGGGCCAGAGGACTTCTACATATCTGAATGACACCCACATCCTGGATCTAG GTTTCATGGAGTACTCCTCAGTTCCTTTTCTGTCTGGACTACCATGTGCTCGCAG TTTCCATGCTGCCATCCCCGTATCGGATCAAAAAGTGCTGATAAGCGGGGGCTGCAATGCCAAAGGGGCATTCCAGGATGCATTCACCTTCAACCTGG GTACTTCGACTTGGAACACAATCAAGCATGGAGACCTTTGCTCCATCCCCCGGGCAGGCCACACACTTCTCAACTTGACCTACGCTCATCTGACGGATGTGGATAAAGAGAGCCAGGGCAAGCGTAACCTGTGTACAGTGCTGGTCTTTGGTGGGTCTGATTGTACCGGCAAGTTCTACAACAGTACCAGTAAGATCCAGCTAGACCTGGAGGAGGTGAAAGGGGTCCCTTAG
- the gstz1 gene encoding maleylacetoacetate isomerase isoform X3: MKQVPALKIDGVTLSQSLAIIEYLEETRPNPRILPQDPKKRAQVRMISEHIASGIQPLQNLSVLQQMGDKKVDWAQRSISSGFEALERILQETAGRYCVGDEVTMADLCLVPQVYNADRYQVDLTPYPTIRRINKALLELEAFQTSHPSRQPDTPADLKA, translated from the exons ATGAAGCAAGTCCCTGCTCTCAAAATTGATGGCGTCACTCTATCACAGTCG CTGGCCATAATAGAGTATCTGGAGGAGACAAGaccaaatcctaggattctcccTCAGGATCCTAAGAAGAGAGCTCAGGTCCGGATGATCTCAGAGCATATTGCATCTGGAATTCAACCCTTGCAG AACTTAAGTGTCCTTCAGCAAATGGGAGACAAGAAGGTAGACTGGGCACAACGCAGCATTTCTAGTGGCTTTGAAG CTTTGGAACGGATTCTGCAAGAAACAGCTGGACGCTACTGTGTTGGGGATGAG GTGACCATGGCTGATTTGTGCTTGGTCCCCCAAGTATACAATGCTGACAG ATATCAAGTGGATCTTACGCCCTACCCCACAATAAGACGAATCAACAAAGCTCTTCTGGAGTTAGAAGCATTCCAGACAAGCCACCCATCTCGGCAGCCAGATACCCCTGCAGACCTAAAAGCCTGA
- the LOC100555045 gene encoding uncharacterized protein LOC100555045 isoform X1, with translation MFLSSVLSAMLSASSFLTTSGLRTPHRRWSWAPGGLWHREAGATPQCQGTDSVPKESKLQFYVLWSLNEPPRQLSSKRHRKCYQTRLPLPLPKQLVIFGLGDWNHFSQKTSITVDVLVNPDIKPQRIGKLRPDARCLVWEGDWRADVLLASLKQADSGSPINLLLTVNEQLLNSTPSRPFQAPEPSQSPVLPEDTIPGLDEPSEAKSHISEKPLKDIVVERKLSSLGENPEVLPVPEMPSVQLECETSNKTCLPNPVLLNKTRRALFEHCASERHQESEDLEIKELQVCPSPRWCHAMCLSDPETAVLIGGEGTNQQFCKDALWKLEIDNDFWFPMNLQQQNSLPRCSRGHSATYDPDTKRIYIFGGMREGKRYSSIYILDTTSWKWLHVSAKGKVPTLVYHSATIYRKELFVFGGALPRMSSLETGACSNALFIFNPEYEIWYQPIVEGEKPLPRFGHSATLLRSKLVIFGGQRTSTYLNDTHILDLGFMEYSSVPFLSGLPCARSFHAAIPVSDQKVLISGGCNAKGAFQDAFTFNLGTSTWNTIKHGDLCSIPRAGHTLLNLTYAHLTDVDKESQGKRNLCTVLVFGGSDCTGKFYNSTSKIQLDLEEVKGVP, from the exons ATGTTCCTGTCTTCTGTTCTCTCAGCCATGCTCTCTGCTTCTAGTTTCTTGACAACAAGTGGACTGCGAACTCCCCACCGTAGATGGAGCTGGGCTCCTGGAGGCTTGTGGCATCGGGAAGCTGGTGCGACCCCTCAGTGCCAAGGGACTGATTCTGTCCCAAAGGAAAGTAAACTTCAATTCTACGTTCTCTGGTCTCTGAATGAGCCTCCTCGTCAACTCAGTAG CAAACGACATCGGAAATGTTACCAAACTCGGTTGCCACTTCCATTGCCAAAACAGCTAGTGATCTTTGGTTTAGGTGACTGGAACCATTTCTCTCAGAAGACAAGCATCACTGTGGACGTATTAGTGAATCCAGACATCAAACCACAAAGGATTGGCAAACTAAGACCTGATGCAAG ATGTTTGGTGTGGGAAGGTGACTGGAGAGCAGATGTTCTCCTGGCTTCACTTAAACAGGCAGACAGTGGCAGTCCCATTAACCTTCTCTTGACTGTCAATGAACAG CTGCTCAACAGCACTCCCAGTCGCCCATTTCAGGCACCAGAACCCAGTCAGTCACCTGTTCTTCCAGAAGATACTATTCCTGGGTTGGATGAACCTTCTGAG GCTAAAAGTCATATTTCTGAAAAGCCTCTTAAAGACATTGTGGTTGAAAGGAAGTTATCTTCACTGGGAGAAAACCCAGAGGTTCTCCCTGTTCCAGAAATGCCTAGTGTTCAACTGGAATGTGAGACCAGTAATAAAACTTGTCTACCTAACCCAGTTCTGCTAAATAAGACTAGAAGGGCTCTCTTTGAACACTGTGCATCTGAAAGACATCAGGAATCTGAAG ACTTGGAGATTAAAGAATTACAAG TGTGTCCAAGCCCTCGGTGGTGTCATGCCATGTGCCTGAGTGATCCTGAAACTGCAGTTCTGATTGGTGGAGAAGGGACCAATCAACAGTTTTGTAAAGATGCTCTCTGGAAACTGGAAATTG ACAATGACTTCTGGTTCCCCATGAATTTGCAGCAACAGAACTCCCTGCCGCGGTGTTCCCGTGGCCACAGTGCAACCTATGACCCAGACACAAAACGAATCTACATCTTTGGGGGGATGAGGGAAGGGAAGCGCTATAGCAGCATCTATATCCTGGACACAACCTCTTGGAAGTGGCTTCATGTGTCT GCTAAAGGGAAAGTGCCGACGTTGGTCTACCACAGTGCAACTATCTATCGCAAAGAGTTGTTTGTCTTTGGAGGAGCCTTACCTAGAATGTCATCCTTGGAGACTGGAGCCTGCAGTAATGCACTCTTCATTTTCAACCCAGAATATGAGATCTGGTATCAGCCCATTGTTGAGGGGGAGAAGCCTCTGCCTAGGTTTGG CCATTCAGCTACTCTACTCAGGAGTAAGCTGGTCATATTTGGGGGCCAGAGGACTTCTACATATCTGAATGACACCCACATCCTGGATCTAG GTTTCATGGAGTACTCCTCAGTTCCTTTTCTGTCTGGACTACCATGTGCTCGCAG TTTCCATGCTGCCATCCCCGTATCGGATCAAAAAGTGCTGATAAGCGGGGGCTGCAATGCCAAAGGGGCATTCCAGGATGCATTCACCTTCAACCTGG GTACTTCGACTTGGAACACAATCAAGCATGGAGACCTTTGCTCCATCCCCCGGGCAGGCCACACACTTCTCAACTTGACCTACGCTCATCTGACGGATGTGGATAAAGAGAGCCAGGGCAAGCGTAACCTGTGTACAGTGCTGGTCTTTGGTGGGTCTGATTGTACCGGCAAGTTCTACAACAGTACCAGTAAGATCCAGCTAGACCTGGAGGAGGTGAAAGGGGTCCCTTAG